The sequence below is a genomic window from Scatophagus argus isolate fScaArg1 chromosome 8, fScaArg1.pri, whole genome shotgun sequence.
TATTCCTTGAACAGAACGAGGTTGCTTCCCTTTTCGTGGtctttgtgcagtttttaaacacacacatttttcatttttgtcagtccTCATGTTTTACCCTTTAAATTTCCGTCTCCAGCAGTCCTGAGACTCCTGACGGCTGGGTGGGCTCTGCGTTTAATCAGTGCATAACGGATCCCACAGCAGTCCTGTTCGTACTGTTCCAGCTGTACTTTAAGAGGCTGCCAGTGGTCACACATGTTTTCTCAGAGGAGACAAGATTTGCAAAACACAAGCTGTTGACCCACGCTCAAAGACGTTTCAGTCCGTCACAACACCGAACGGCCACCATTACACAGCGAATGAAGCATCCAGAAAGGGGATCAAAAAATCCTCAATGCTGCATAGAACTCTCAGCTGCATCCTGTTTCAGCAGCCTGGACCAGTTCACAAGGTCTCACTCTCAGCTCTTTATTGTATCCCCTAAGAGCCATAAAAGCAGTGAAATCATACGAGTCACGTAAGACCACATTCCTGTGACGCTCTTTGATTTTGTAATAGCGTAATAGTGTGGCCTGAAATGTCCATTCACatttctggttgtgtgtgtgtatgcgtattgctgtggggacaaaaatctgtttacaaaatgaaatgaaatgatagTCTTATCCTGATTTTGAGATTCATATATAAACTAGCACATCCAGCGTTCTGCATTGGAACAGAAAGTGACTGAGATGTTGAGAAAAAGATGGATACTGAATCATGTTTACAGGGAAATGAAAAAACCAGGAAGATCAGGTTTTTAAGGAAAGTGTTCTGTTTTTTCAAAGGTTTGTTAACAATAAGAAGAATTTAAGATATCATCAGCCTTATCCTAAACCAATGAGAGGTCAGTTACAGAAGCCAGTTTGATTTGATAGATCGGGCACGACAGCAACACCAGTGAGGACACAAAGATCAGGTCTAAATCTCTAAATACACCTGTTTGCatgcttttttaaaagtttcacCCTTTTTTAGTTAGAAATATTATCAAGGAGGAGTGAATCAGATCTCAGATCTGAGCACATATTTGCCAAACAAAGTTGTAGTGCTCTACAATGGCACGTGTGGACAGCTGCCTCATTAGCTTCTAAACTTGCATCTCTTCATTTCAGACATGCTGGCTGACCCTCTGGGCTACCCCCTGCAGGATCCTGACCTCCAGCTGCTCCCTTACAGCCAACAGCAGTACAGCCATGCCAACCTGCCCTTCTCCCTCTATGgctctccaccctcctccacttcctctccctcctcctcctcttcttcctcctcacagCATCCTCAGTACCACTACAGCCCTCACTGCCTGGAGGGGCCCTGTGATCCCACTTCTGAGCCCCACGGTGAGGCCCTGGTTCAGGGGCTCGGTGCGGTCGGTTTGCCTCTGGGACGGAGAACACGAATGGGGTTGGGAGGGAAGAGCAGAGGTCAGGAGGagctgtgtgtggtgtgtggagATAAAGCGTCAGGGTATCACTACAACGCTCTTACCTGCGAGGGTTGTAAAGGTATTTCTCCCTTCTCACTGTCTTCTGCAAGCTATTTGTTCTTTTCTCCAGTGCTGCATATTTGTATTCTCAAAGGTAAAAGGAACATTTCGTTTCACCATCACCCAGTCTTTCTCCCCCCTTCTTTACCTGGATGCTGCAGGTTTCTTCAGGCGTAGTGTGACTAAAAAGGCTGTGTATCACTGCAAGAGTGGCGGTGGCTGTGAGATGGACATGTACATGAGGAGGAAGTGCCAAGACTGCCGGCTGAGGAAGTGCCGCGCAGTGGGGATGTTGGCTGAGTGTAAGCGACCCTTACTGTACTTACActacatgaaatgaaatgctaaaCATCAGTAATCAGCAATATACATTTAGCTGATTTGGCTGGTTTGATATGAGTCTGATgatgcttatttttttaatcaggcCTTCTGACGGAGGTGCAGTGCCAGTCTAAACGACTAAGGAAAGGAAGTAAAAGCAGAGgaccagaggaagaggagaacacagacagcaagagagTCAGCCCCAGCAGCAGACTACCTGGACAGGTACCAGGAAACTATTTAATTGATTGCTATGAGGTTTTGCATTGATGTTCATGTTCACCTGAGGATGAAATCTCAATGACTTCAGTCTAATTGTGGcatttcctctagtgccacctagaggacatttttaattttctgtgaaatgtatCAGCTTTAGTGGTACTTTGTATTTAGTCTTTAGTGTATTAGTActtgtgttttgtatgtataATCCTCTTTGACAGtacattcagttttattatgCTATATTGATAGCTATATTGTGATAGAACATATTTTACTATATGGGTTGCAGAGTATTGTTACTGTTAATGTTATTATATAATTAGGTGTTTGGATGTTGGCtggcaacttttttttgttaaatgtatgTAAGTGATATCATACTAATGCTGTGGTAACTTTTATCTGCGCCAGGCTTTGTCTGCCAGTTTAACCCAAGAGCAGAAGTACATCGTGGACAGGATGGTGGAGGCCCATCGTCTGTACAGAACAcaggacagcagctgctgcagggtAGGTAACAGTATGAGGCACTAgttgtacaaaaacacattaaggagacatgttttatgttgtcttCATGCTTTCTTGTCCATGTCTGCTCAGTTGTTTGAGTGGCCATGTACAGAAGAAGGGGACGGCTTTTCTGATGTTGTGTCACCCCACCTTCAACGACTGCTACAGTTCGCTAGGACAGTGCCAGGTAAGAATTAATAATCTGCTGTAATGGGGACAGTGCTTGTTTGTAAATTCGTTGTTTTCTGAGGATTTTTGACAAGAAAAATATAGTGttgaaatattgatattttagCAAGATGTTAGGGGACTAAGAAGAGCAAAAGCTAATGTCTGGTGACGTGTCTGGTCACTGGTCACTTAAATGAAGACTTCCAAGGACACACCAATTGGAATACTAGCCTCACGAAGTTTTGTATTTGGGTTACAATTTTTGCTTGATtgtaacaacaaaaaagtcagtTTGTATGAAGAAGATAGATATGGAAATATGGTATGGTATTATGTAGCACATGGCCCATCATGATAACTAATGTTTTAAGCAATGGCTCATCCAAGGGAGCAGAAATGTGTCAATGCAACATAGAACTTCGTGCAATTCTGTAATGTGACATTTCACTTACATGAAAtcctgaacaaaaacacagactgtaTATTAAAACAAGTGATGATGTTCCCCTCACAGGTTTTGACCTCCTGGACTTTTCAGAGCAGAGctctctcttgtctgtctcGGCCCTGGAGGTTATGTTCCTGCTCTCAGCTCAGCAGTTCTCCCACAACCCAGCAAGCCCCAGTCCAGGTGAAGAAACCATCAGGCACACTTTTATGATTCATACTTTAACTCAAGTTGGCATGAAGAAAGTTCTGTCTGATCTTTGCTTTTTGATTtgattagttttttttattttttttttcttctttaatatcAGCCATGCAGCTTTTTGGCATGTCAGCACACACCTGGTTGAGAAATGTAGAGTCAAAGGAAAACATCCACAACAGGACACTGTACAACTCAGGTTAATCCAGACATGCACTCActcagaaaatattttagatCTTGCAGGCTACAGGAAAAATAGTTTAAGTTGTGTCGCACAAAAACGAACAGTTTCCCATTTGCTGCTGTGAACAGGAGGCAGTGAGGATCTCTTCAGCCCGATGCTCAACTTCTTCCACAGCATGGCAACACTGCGGGTGACGGAGGCTGAGTACGCCCTGCTCACGGctacagctctgctctgctcaggtCAGACCAGGAATACGTGCTCTCTCGTTTGTTGTCAGAAATAATCCACTCAGCTGTCAAGTCGAGACATGCAATTGTTCTATTCAACTGTGAACAATCATTAGAAACAGAAGCTTGCAGTCTTTATCAAGGTGTAAAATtgctctgctgctttcctgAGCAGTGGCAGGACAGCTGTGGGATGTTTTCCATACACTAGCTATTTGGCAATTCAGATACGTCAGTCAATGTCTggatataaacacacagaaatggatGTGTGCTTTAGTGTTGTgatcctgtctctgtctctgttcctgtCCTGCAGACCGTGCGTCTCTGCAGACAGCCAGCTCTGTTGAGAAAATGCAGGAACTGATCCTGGACCTGCTCTCCAGGGTGTGTGGAGCCCAGGCCGGAGCTGCACGAGGGGGACCACAGCGGTTTGGCCGCCTGCTGAGCAGACTGACAGAGCTACGAACCCTCCGTCACAACTACCTCCTGCTGACAAGCCAGCAGCCTGGACTCTGACGGAGAGGATGTACTGGATATTGGTGAAAAATTGTACAAAGTAATTTTGGAAACACAagattttcatttgatattgATCAGACTGTGTTGGattattttgtctctgttgtcgaaaatcttccttttctctcagctgaTTTCACTTTAATCAGTCCTGCAGTTATTACTGAACTTTTAGCCTCTAATGGgactgaagtgtgtgtatgtggactgtAGTTTGTTGGGACAAAGGATATTTTAtagctctttttttttactgttgtaTGCAGCTAATATGTACACTTAACATTCCTTTTTACTATGTTGAtcattgttaaaataaaacaaaaatgcagactGCGTACAAGCTGGAGTTCACTTCTGACTGCAATAAGTTAAAATCGTGATGATCGTGAGGACTGATTTCACCTTaagtttaaataaacacaaatataactGCAGTTAAGTATCCCAAAAAGGTTTTTAATAGAGaatttatttcccaaaatgagGAAATACTGGTtcagacaaaatatttgaaCAGGTAAAATATGCAGGTCGTACAAGCTTATAAAGgtgtatttttccatttgatAAAATGGGGCTcttgacaataaataaaatcttccAGGGGTCAACAGTGAATGATGACGGTTGGTCTTGCTTAAAATCATTCAAATCAAAGGAATCCGTGGACTCAACTGTTGGCTggctgtatgttttttttttttaaaccttactacatttgttttaaataagaTTTAATTCTCAACTTTAACCAATATAGctttatttctatatttctgtctcccataaataaattatttctctctgtatcaAAAAGAGAATTCAAATATAAAGAACAATGGCTCATTGTGTTGTATGCTCtaaatgtacatacacacacatacatacacacacacagcacaatgaAATTACATAAATGACCAGCTAAGTACACTGCAGCAAGTCAGGAATTATTTTATCTCCACAAATATACACAGCCTCGCTTTGCCCCTCGTGGGTTGATTGAAATACGCATTTTAAAACAGcgacattaaattaaaatgagttTGATAATACACATACTTATGTACACAAAGTGTGCCTTTATAATATACAAGTGTCTTtgtaaaagattaaaatgtaaaaagctcTTGTATAAAAGATGGCAGTTCTCCATTCATATGTCTTCTGCGTTTCATATAAATATTTCCAATCTCTTTTCTGACAGTTTGATTCCTTGGCAGTAGCATTATACAAAATAGAGGGGAATACTTTTACATTTGATCCAGACATACAGCTTCAACACATCCAGGAGAAGTAAGCAGATACCTCGACACATCCCTGAACAGGGCATTAACGCTTACTTTCTGCAGCAACATGGGACCTACAGGCAACTTCATTCAGACATGGAGCTCCACGTCTACAGCGATCACACGAGGGCAAATGCCACCGCTCCCGTGTATCAGACACTAGTGGTTTGGTAAAGAACTACAGTCCAGTAACTCTGTGCTGCCACGGCAACCTCTTCAGACCACAGTGTGAGTATAAGTTTGACTGACAGCGGCACTCGGCCCACCTGCTGCTTTAAGACCAAAGAGAAATGCATAGTGGCAGGATGTGGTCTCACCGTCGCCCTCTAAAGGTAGTTGGAGGCCACAAAGCCGTGGCTGTGGCTGACTCTGCTCTGGTGGATCATGGCACGGTCGTATGCCACCTGAACAGATTTGCGGATGCTCGACTTACGGCCCTCCATAATACGCAGTTTATCTGCCGTGTCGTCTACTCCCAAGGGTGTCACCTTGTTGCGTGGGAGCCACTGCCTACAGCACCAAAAACAGATTTAGATTGTTTATTTAGACTTGAAAACGGAGTAATGATGAACACTTTCACTGGACCTGTTGTGTCTGTATATTTTGGACTTAACTTAAAATCCAGTACGTTATATTAGATTTAAGTTATCTGAAAATAGCCTTAAATTTAACAGGCAAAATAACAACTTTTACCAAGTACAGCAGTTATGCCCCCTGCCCGCCCGCTGAAGTGCATTTAACTACAGAACCTGTCTGGTCTGTTGGAATGCATTTAATCATGTCTGTTTGAACCTCACCATGTCCGCTTGTTGTCAAAGAAGAGCACCAGGTAAAGCCGCTCGCTGgtctcctcctgcctctgctCCCCCAGACGGAGGACGTCTTTGGGTGGGACAGGGATGGGCACGCCATTGTGCAGCAGGCCCTCCTCGGGCATCTCTGGGTCGACGATCTGGAatgaacacacagtcagtcttACAAGGAATTTAGGTCTGTTTCGGGCACTACACACAGCTGCTCTTCGGTCCCAGGGATCTGCTGATTTTTGTTTATATCAGCGTTGAACTCATTTTGACTCTTCTAAACATTGTTTGGTGAAAGGTGTATTTAAGAGCTTATATTAGGTGGTGTTTCAGCCACATTAGGTAGAAAAAGGGTTTACCAGAGCAGGATAGGAGGGATATCCCCGACACTTGGCCCAAACCAGCTCCAGAGGCTCCAGCTCGGTCTCATCCTCAGATATTTGGCTGCTATTGCCTGCAAAAAAAGTAGATGGTGACAATCTTTTATGAATAACAAGGAAATGACACAATAACAGGAAACAGGACATTCACACATATATTTTCTCAGTAAGGTTATACAGAGTAGTGCGATACATTTTGTGACAAAAACTTTCCTATGCTTAAAGCACATTTGTGAACAAGAAAATAAAGGGAAAAGAGGTTGACACACAGCAATTTAAATTAAggtgaatgaacagaaaaaacaaaaaaagacatacCAGTGTAATCTGAGTCTCCATTGACTATCTCCAAGAAGGGGATTTTGGAAAGAGCTGGTTTCCCAAGGCTTCGTCTGGGTGGTGAGCTGCTGTGAGACAGAACGTTGTATTGTCAATGTGTTGTCAATCATTATGATAACCAAGCAACCACTGATGACAGATGTGCTGTGTCTTACATTTCTTTGTGGAGGAGCGGACAAGGCCTGTACTCAGAGTCAGACCCGCCGTCTTTGGCCTTGTTAAAGCCGTTGGTCAGTCCTGAaggaaaataagagaaaactCAGAAGTATGAGCATGACCAGCGCAGAAAAGGGGACATCTAAGTACAGATATGCTTGGTCTCAatgaatgtcaaaatgaaaaacacagtaCAGTGCTACAACAACAACCATACTACAAGAGTACAGCCCACATTAATCACAGATACGAGTGGCTGGAGGTGGGATTAgacaatatttgttttgttgatcaAGTAGACTGTGGACAGCAAAAACAAGTTCTTATACTGTGATCCAAGGATAAATGATTGCTACACCATGTTAAGTCTGACATGTTGTAAAATGTCTAACTAGCATTAGCTAGCTACCTGGGTTGATAAACAaggtgacacacaaaaaaaggcaaCTGCTCCTTCATCTCTTGCAGAAGAGGCGAGAAGAAGCGAGAATGGAGCTAAATTTAACCTTACTGTAACTGCACTCTAACAAGTCATACAACCCTGTTGAGACTTGTCCACTGGTGGCTATATGATCACACCGTCTTCAACAGGTGGTCAGTTCTATGACAAATCACTGAAGAGGATATCGGGGAGAAGAAAAGTCCAATGTCAGTAACTGAAAAAAGCTTCTCACCACTTTCCAGTGAATGATTTGGTGTTTTCTCCAGCTCGCTATCTGAGCACGTGTCTCGACTGGGGGTCCATTTTTCAATGAGGTTGGAGGGTCCTGGGCTTTTCTGTGGGGTCTTGGATGGCGTGGACAAAGGTGTGGAGCACGGGGTACTGGCTGCAGAACTGGGTGCTGTAGGGGTGTTGCTTGTATCACCATCCTGCGGCCCTTTTCCATTCAGCAAGGGGCCGTCTCGCTCTCTAAACAGCTTGGCTCCATTTTTTGCCTTCTTGAACAACACAGAGGTTCGTCGTCCAACTCCCCCACTGCTGGGCCGTGGAGGTGTATTGAGCTCTGGGAGGCCGTTGGACATCGTCTGTCCTTCACTGTGCAAATCAGGAGGAGGTGACGCTGGCCGCTCCTGTGCTTTAGTGCAATTAATGTTCTCTGCGGCGCTGTCTGAGAGGTCAGTGTCCAGTTTTAGCCGTTTGCAGGGCCAGCTGGGGGACAGGGGCTCCCCTGTGATTGGCCGCAGGGTGGGTGGCTCCAGAGGTGCGTCCCCCTGTCGTGGGGGAGGAGCCGGTCCTGTAGGTTCCAGTGTCGGGGGTGAGGTGGATTTGATGTCTTCTGGAAGattagagaagaaaaatgaaattcaatttCTCTCAGCGTTTATATGAAATGAATGCCCATTTAGTATGTAGTGTGATGTGACGGTGTAGTATTCACACTGGAAAATGGTGTCACTTCAAAATGACTTCATTCTAAGAGTCTAACCACAGCGCAGAGGGAGTTGACGTATTCTGTAGATATGGAGGACCTTATCAAGACGAGTGGTAAATAACTTTGCTCTCACAACTGTACACCATCCACATGGTAACATGGCAGTATTTTATGAGTCAACTGACACAAATCACAGGTGTTCTCCTGCCCTCCTCTACAGTAGCAAGAGACTGTTTGACAGGACTAGTCTGTAGTCAGAGGTGGGATGATATGGCATGACTGTGGCCAATGGAGAGTGGTGAGTCCATGAGATTGATGTATTGAAGAGGTGCAGACAAAGAGTGTATTGGGAGAGAGGGGTTGTGAGGCAGCCATGGCTAACGAGACTCTGTGGGCCCCTACTTACTAGACTGGAGACAGTGGGGTGGTTGGGGTTGGTGCGTGGGGGGGACCCTGGCTCAATTACCTGAGGACAATGTTCCGTTAGCTCATTTTCACAACTGGTCTCATTGAATAAAAGAGTTATTAAGAGGCTTTCAAAGGTTCATGCATTGGCATTTTCATACTGTTGAAACATCACTGCTTTTCATCACCCACCTTTGTCTGAAGACGAAAGGCCATTGTCTGCTTTGGCATCTTTgttatcatcttcatcatcatcctcatcatcctcatcatcatccttcAGATGTCCATTGTGGCGGGGATGTTGGCCCTGCCTGTAGCGGATGTTGTTGATCTCGCGACGAAGCAAGCGAATGCGTCGAGTTCGGGCTCCACTGCATCGCATGGAGGTAACAAAGTCCAGCTTTTCcaacagctccttcagctgtTCCTCCACTGTCATATGAAGCCGGTTATCTGGATCCAACACACTGTCAACTGGGCAGAACAGGAAGGAGTGAGTCTAACGGTGAAACATGTTCCATGAAGGGGCAACAAATATGAATTTAATACTGATAATCTTTTAATTGAAGGTGATTACCTAACCCACCACACGTGCCGTAAACAGTTTATAAGCAGGCATACAATATTCAGTTTTGAGACCCTTTACAAAGCATCACTGAGAGAAGCAGTGATCAACTGATGGAtccagaaaacagaaaggaaggaGACATCCAATTAAATAATCAGCGAGCAGCGAAAGAGGCACTGTGTTGATTAAAATCCAGCTcttatttttctcaaaataaaaatcagtggGATTGCCCAGATAATTTACTGCTAAacactttctctgctctgctaacatttgctgccacttttctgtttgctctttttCACTCAGTCACATAAACATTATTCACTGCCCTATTCAGAAGCTACTGATATACTTATTCTTATGACAAACATTAACTTACAGCACATCCTATACATACATTTTTCAGCATTGTTCACCTTTCTCTGCTGCTACTTGGTGTGTTATCACAAAAAAACTTGACTGTGATGGTGCACTGTGCCTTGTGGAATGCGGGGCAGAGATTAGCGATAGGTTGTAATCTTACATTGTACTTATTTATCCAGTTGTTAGTAGAGGCAAATAAGAATGTGACAGTAGCACTGTTGGGCCCTGAAATACACTGTCTAAGAGCTACCTTGATACATGTCATACCTCATTCAAACCACTCAAAAGAAAGGTCCCTCACACAAGAAACTGCCACACCACTAAAAGTCTACTTCATATACAGCAGCCTGAAATCAACAGAAGTGCGATATGCAAAATGAAACATGCAACAGTGCCATATACTGGCAGTCCTGGTCCTGATATTAGTGTTACCTGGAGGAACAGACTAACTCCTCTAATTtgaaatcacaaacaaaatccCATTGAGCATTTTTACAGCCCTTCTCAGACTGAGATGCACAATTCCCACTTAGCAGCCATTCAGTGAAAAATGCAACCATTGCTTATTAACAAACAAGCTGTAGTTATTTTTGGAGGAGGGCTGTTGGTTCTCACTTAGAAcctaaaataaacagtgaaaacaacaatattttctgtttaggTGCTGTTAGTGACACTCACACttcatgtacattttaaaatagcAAATCTCAACATAAGCTGAGCTAACTTTTAGTCCTGTCTACTCAACTTTGAGTTGCAGTGCACTGACGCATTATCATCAAAATAATTGTTTCTTAATTGTACTGGATCATAGACCTTGTAACAAAGTATTAAATCATATGTTCATGTTCACATCATGTGTTCAAGTGTCCTGCTGACTACCACCACTGTGACTTACCATCCTCCCAGGTGCAGCTGTAAAAGTCTCGTTTCTGCGGTGACTCTGGGAGTAGCATGCCGGTGTCTAGGTCCAGGCCGGTGTTGGTGGCTTGTCGTTGAGCGTGACGCAGTATGGCTCCCCCTAAGTCTCGAAGACGCAGCGCTGCCCGGTGGAAGACTGTGTCCTTAGTGTTGTAGAGGAGGCAGTTCGACACCATCAGGTTGAAATCGACTTCCAGGTCAGTCACTGAGCGGTAGGCATGACTCTCCAGCTTAGTGTGCATAGTGGAAAAGTCCATGGGCTGGCTGATGAACTCCAGGTAGTCTGGGACCTGGGGACAAGGCACAGCACAACAAAAGTATTAACAAAGAGAATGGACACATGCTGGAAAAATTTAATCAAGATTGAACCCTGTGGagttaaaatgattttctttctaaTGTCCTATAGAATTGCTAAGTGAGAGGAGCTATTTTGGTCGTCCTGATTCCAGACCACATCTACTAAGTTGGGGGTACAAGCCTGGGTATATAAACACTTTAGGGGAGGGGTTAACTAGGACTCCTAAAGTGTATTTAAGCAAGAAATATTGAGTTATCAAACGTAACATTCCATCACATGCCCCTGTAACAATGGGCAGGACTTGAAGGCTATGCTGTCGATCAAACTGATTTTCAATCTTAAATCGCTTCACTTTTGATTTCTGGGTGAATTCAGCAACTATGGAGCCGTGTTTGGTCTGTAGttaatttgtgcttttgtctgGGTTCATAGCAACAGCAGTCAAGGTTCATGTGCATCGTGGTATTTAGAATCATCTGCCaaaatgatggacaaaacaagacaaacaggaacCAGTGTTCCTTTGTTAAGTAACATCAGGATGCCATTTAAGGAAGTATTTGAAATGGGAGAACAATTCTGGAAACAGCTGTCTCAGTGTCTGACCTCCGTGATGTTGACTGGCTGTGCAAAGATCTGAGCTGCATCCTTCTCCTGTAACTGCTGCAGAGTGGAGCGGAGCAGCACCAACATCGGAGTCAGTTTCATCTCCAGAGCCGCCTGGTGAACTTTGACCTGCAGTTGCCACAGGATACGCATGTGATGTCAACAAATGTGAAAGTTACAACTAAAACAGTTTCCATAGACAGCCAAAGACTGAGAAGGGAGGTGATCGCCTGTGATAATGTGAACTAACCAAGCCAGGTTACTCTATGAAATGTGATAAAATCACAATATTCTACAAGTACAAAGTTGTCCAAAGACAACCAGACTATTGTTCTCACATGGTCAGATTTCCACTGGCTACCCAGTACATCATATGTATAGTTGTCAACTTCCTTTTAAAGGGGTTtggttgtttttccttttggtaAAGCAGTTCTACACATTCATAGCAGCCAGCTGCTGGTTTGTTTTGCCGCTTAGTTGTGCAGATGGGACAGTGCCATCTGATAGAGATGTGAACATGTACTTTCTATCAGGCAtgcaaagaaaaccaaaaatctCAGAACTTCAGGCTATACTGGAGACCATAAAATTTTAAATGGCTGTAATTT
It includes:
- the brpf3b gene encoding bromodomain and PHD finger-containing protein 3 isoform X5 codes for the protein MRKPRRKGQVASGGGADARKSNGAAGGRGAARQRSPSPYSLKASPSRETLTYAQAQKVVEVELDGRLHRISILEPLEIITEDEMMAQDISECNSNKENSEHSSSPTSSAQTVRKPVTPRGRRKDSRCPPVKSPPPSKNHYPNSHPQTPEKLNTSHHHHMTLPEPTFHVLETFVPVEAPPLPTAYYRYIERVAEDQEAEAEYDMDEEDAAWLEMVNACRASEGYSPVSPDTFELLVDRLEEEAYQEARSRVPSQSTIDDDAFCCVCLDDECLNSNVILFCDSCNLAVHQECYGVPYIPEGQWLCRCCLQSPQKPVDCVLCPNRGGAFKQTSDGRWAHVVCAIWIPEVCFANTVFLEPVEGVSNIPPARWKLTCYLCKQKGRGASIQCHKANCYTAFHVTCAQRAGLFMKIDPVRETNVNGTTFSVKKTAFCETHSPPGQETISDEESEGRVVGSRGRASRGRSAYTEGPVTPKKGRKSEDDAKTDKKKGKKSTESTAQVTVPQIPTSRLNTLCKGTILQRKNQFMQRLHSYWLLKRQSRNGVPLVRRLHSNIQSQRNPEQPEVDEKVSAAREALRYWQKLRHDLEKARLLVELIRKREKLKREQVKVHQAALEMKLTPMLVLLRSTLQQLQEKDAAQIFAQPVNITEVPDYLEFISQPMDFSTMHTKLESHAYRSVTDLEVDFNLMVSNCLLYNTKDTVFHRAALRLRDLGGAILRHAQRQATNTGLDLDTGMLLPESPQKRDFYSCTWEDVDSVLDPDNRLHMTVEEQLKELLEKLDFVTSMRCSGARTRRIRLLRREINNIRYRQGQHPRHNGHLKDDDEDDEDDDEDDNKDAKADNGLSSSDKEDIKSTSPPTLEPTGPAPPPRQGDAPLEPPTLRPITGEPLSPSWPCKRLKLDTDLSDSAAENINCTKAQERPASPPPDLHSEGQTMSNGLPELNTPPRPSSGGVGRRTSVLFKKAKNGAKLFRERDGPLLNGKGPQDGDTSNTPTAPSSAASTPCSTPLSTPSKTPQKSPGPSNLIEKWTPSRDTCSDSELEKTPNHSLESGLTNGFNKAKDGGSDSEYRPCPLLHKEISPPRRSLGKPALSKIPFLEIVNGDSDYTGNSSQISEDETELEPLELVWAKCRGYPSYPALIVDPEMPEEGLLHNGVPIPVPPKDVLRLGEQRQEETSERLYLVLFFDNKRTWQWLPRNKVTPLGVDDTADKLRIMEGRKSSIRKSVQVAYDRAMIHQSRVSHSHGFVASNYL
- the brpf3b gene encoding bromodomain and PHD finger-containing protein 3 isoform X4 — encoded protein: MRKPRRKGQVASGGGADARKSNGAAGGRGAARQRSPSPYSLKASPSRETLTYAQAQKVVEVELDGRLHRISILEPLEIITEDEMMAQDISECNSNKENSEHSSSPTSSAQTVRKPVTPRGRRKDSRCPPVKSPPPSKNHYPNSHPQTPEKLNTSHHHHMTLPEPTFHVLETFVPVEAPPLPTAYYRYIERVAEDQEAEAEYDMDEEDAAWLEMVNACRASEGYSPVSPDTFELLVDRLEEEAYQEARSRVPSQSTIDDDAFCCVCLDDECLNSNVILFCDSCNLAVHQECYGVPYIPEGQWLCRCCLQSPQKPVDCVLCPNRGGAFKQTSDGRWAHVVCAIWIPEVCFANTVFLEPVEGVSNIPPARWKLTCYLCKQKGRGASIQCHKANCYTAFHVTCAQRAGLFMKIDPVRETNVNGTTFSVKKTAFCETHSPPGQETISDEESEGRVVGSRGRASRGRSAYTEGPVTPKKGRKSEDDAKTDKKKGKKSTESTAQVTVPQIPTSRLNTLCKGTILQRKNQFMQRLHSYWLLKRQSRNGVPLVRRLHSNIQSQRNPEQPEVDEKVSAAREALRYWQKLRHDLEKARLLVELIRKREKLKREQVKVHQAALEMKLTPMLVLLRSTLQQLQEKDAAQIFAQPVNITEVPDYLEFISQPMDFSTMHTKLESHAYRSVTDLEVDFNLMVSNCLLYNTKDTVFHRAALRLRDLGGAILRHAQRQATNTGLDLDTGMLLPESPQKRDFYSCTWEDVDSVLDPDNRLHMTVEEQLKELLEKLDFVTSMRCSGARTRRIRLLRREINNIRYRQGQHPRHNGHLKDDDEDDEDDDEDDNKDAKADNGLSSSDKEDIKSTSPPTLEPTGPAPPPRQGDAPLEPPTLRPITGEPLSPSWPCKRLKLDTDLSDSAAENINCTKAQERPASPPPDLHSEGQTMSNGLPELNTPPRPSSGGVGRRTSVLFKKAKNGAKLFRERDGPLLNGKGPQDGDTSNTPTAPSSAASTPCSTPLSTPSKTPQKSPGPSNLIEKWTPSRDTCSDSELEKTPNHSLESGLTNGFNKAKDGGSDSEYRPCPLLHKEISSPPRRSLGKPALSKIPFLEIVNGDSDYTGNSSQISEDETELEPLELVWAKCRGYPSYPALIVDPEMPEEGLLHNGVPIPVPPKDVLRLGEQRQEETSERLYLVLFFDNKRTWQWLPRNKVTPLGVDDTADKLRIMEGRKSSIRKSVQVAYDRAMIHQSRVSHSHGFVASNYL